A single genomic interval of candidate division KSB1 bacterium harbors:
- a CDS encoding diacylglycerol kinase family lipid kinase, which translates to MERGKRIKFIYNPHSGFIHPEQYVRRVIDYYFPRNLCSYEFFVTEGKGHAYEISRKAAQEGDDIVVAIGGDGTVNETASGLVNSETALGIMPNGSGNGLARGLGIPVSLRRAAKVITRGSIRSIDVGLAEDRYFFVIAGLGLDAMIGKRFEEGKIRGPAPYYIAGVREFFRYREPEYVIQFEGQTIRTRALVVAVANTKQYGNNAIIAPKARPDDGLLDLAIIEPTSLVSAVYYLPTLFTGHIDRAPFTRIYRATKFRIIREFPAPYTLDGEVFEGKKNLSISMLPRALKVVVSDPYF; encoded by the coding sequence ATGGAGCGAGGAAAAAGAATCAAATTTATTTACAATCCACATTCTGGATTTATTCATCCAGAGCAGTATGTGAGGCGAGTGATTGATTATTATTTTCCGAGGAATCTCTGCAGTTACGAGTTTTTTGTGACTGAAGGAAAAGGGCATGCTTATGAAATTTCCCGAAAAGCCGCACAGGAAGGGGACGACATTGTGGTTGCAATTGGCGGTGATGGGACGGTGAATGAGACTGCTTCCGGGCTGGTCAATTCAGAAACTGCGCTGGGAATTATGCCGAACGGATCTGGGAATGGATTGGCTCGAGGCTTGGGGATTCCTGTCAGTCTCCGTCGCGCGGCAAAGGTCATCACTCGGGGATCGATCCGAAGCATTGATGTGGGGCTCGCTGAAGATCGTTACTTTTTTGTGATTGCTGGTCTCGGGTTGGATGCGATGATCGGCAAACGATTTGAAGAAGGAAAGATTCGAGGGCCAGCGCCTTATTATATTGCTGGCGTTCGTGAGTTCTTTCGCTATCGAGAACCAGAATACGTGATTCAATTTGAGGGACAGACGATTCGAACCCGAGCACTGGTTGTGGCGGTCGCGAATACGAAACAATATGGCAATAATGCCATCATTGCTCCCAAAGCGCGACCGGATGATGGGCTGCTCGACCTTGCCATAATTGAACCAACCAGTTTGGTCTCAGCCGTATACTATTTGCCAACGCTTTTTACTGGCCATATTGATCGCGCGCCATTCACTCGCATCTACCGTGCGACCAAATTCCGAATCATCCGAGAGTTCCCAGCTCCCTATACCTTGGATGGCGAGGTCTTCGAAGGGAAAAAAAATCTATCGATTTCGATGCTTCCCCGCGCCTTGAAAGTAGTGGTCAGCGACCCTTATTTCTAA
- a CDS encoding phosphate ABC transporter ATP-binding protein, whose product MVTNSKKIEISNLTVRYGQKTALHNISLDVFDHEILGIIGPAQSGKSTFLKTINRTVEFIPSAQISGTVKIDGRDIYKQRNVYELRRQVGMVSPLPVGLPLSIYDNVAFAPRMAGVRDKRQLDEIVERCLVQAALWDEVKDRLNTLGTRLSGGQQQRLTIARALSHQPQILCLDEFSIAIDPVTTMRIEDVLKSLRTQMTIILVTNLVQQARRLADRTAFFLAGELIEVDRSEVIFSEHPADQRTYDYVNGIFG is encoded by the coding sequence ATGGTAACCAATTCCAAAAAAATAGAGATTTCAAATTTGACGGTTCGCTACGGCCAAAAGACGGCGCTTCATAATATCTCATTGGATGTTTTTGACCATGAAATTTTGGGGATTATCGGTCCAGCCCAATCTGGCAAAAGCACATTCCTCAAAACAATTAATCGAACCGTAGAATTTATTCCATCGGCTCAGATCTCTGGGACGGTGAAGATCGATGGTCGCGATATTTACAAACAAAGAAACGTCTATGAATTGAGGCGGCAAGTTGGCATGGTATCCCCACTCCCAGTGGGATTGCCATTGTCCATTTATGATAATGTCGCGTTTGCACCGAGGATGGCTGGGGTTCGCGATAAACGACAATTGGATGAAATCGTGGAACGATGTCTTGTTCAGGCTGCGCTGTGGGATGAGGTGAAGGATCGGCTCAATACCCTCGGCACCAGACTTTCAGGTGGACAACAGCAACGCCTGACCATTGCCCGAGCCTTATCGCATCAGCCCCAGATTTTATGCTTGGATGAGTTCTCCATCGCCATTGATCCAGTTACCACCATGCGGATCGAGGATGTGTTGAAATCGTTGCGAACCCAAATGACAATCATTCTAGTGACAAATCTTGTCCAACAAGCTCGTCGTCTTGCTGATCGAACCGCTTTTTTTCTGGCCGGTGAGTTGATTGAAGTGGATCGCAGCGAAGTTATTTTCTCCGAACATCCCGCAGATCAGAGAACTTATGATTATGTGAACGGAATCTTTGGATGA
- a CDS encoding DUF169 domain-containing protein: MQSNPDLLIRRSGISLPLIGFYDAPDAAPFAPLIAPQPKTRNCVFAFFHRWLEGYTLHLTSDNFGCGGAGRWLFGQETRNRQDFIKFLVDEEGLKASHSLMGKWIEQAKPYQPDHPNLLIGPLKPALYQFLKTVTFFVNPDQLSLLMIGAQYESAPEDPSPVIAPFGSGCSQLAPLFPDITIPRAIIGGTDIAMRQYLPANLLAFTVTRPMFERLCRLDDRSFLFKPFWQRLRAARSQSQS; this comes from the coding sequence ATGCAATCCAATCCTGATTTATTAATCCGACGCAGCGGAATATCGTTACCGCTGATCGGCTTTTACGACGCGCCCGATGCAGCTCCATTTGCGCCGCTGATCGCGCCTCAGCCGAAAACGCGCAATTGCGTGTTCGCGTTCTTTCATCGCTGGCTTGAGGGATACACCCTCCATCTCACGAGCGATAACTTCGGCTGTGGGGGTGCTGGTCGCTGGCTGTTCGGTCAGGAGACGAGGAACCGCCAAGATTTTATCAAATTTTTGGTCGATGAAGAGGGATTAAAGGCATCGCATTCGCTCATGGGCAAGTGGATCGAACAGGCGAAGCCCTATCAACCAGACCATCCGAACCTTTTGATCGGCCCGCTCAAGCCAGCGCTCTATCAGTTTCTCAAGACAGTTACCTTTTTTGTCAATCCCGATCAGCTCAGCTTACTGATGATCGGCGCACAATATGAGAGTGCGCCCGAAGACCCATCGCCCGTGATTGCGCCATTCGGGTCTGGATGCTCGCAATTGGCTCCACTGTTTCCAGATATCACGATACCTCGGGCGATCATCGGTGGGACCGACATCGCGATGCGACAATATCTGCCAGCAAATTTGCTCGCATTTACCGTGACCCGTCCGATGTTTGAGCGTCTCTGCCGATTGGACGACAGAAGTTTTCTGTTTAAACCGTTTTGGCAGCGGCTCAGAGCCGCGCGAAGTCAATCGCAATCCTAA
- a CDS encoding DUF1893 domain-containing protein has translation MQHTLEAYLDGEIVFYSDGKWLYPLFELEEFIDQHQIDPSRLLVVDKIVGRAAALIQLHFGIRTVRATLMSRLALELFNHFHVNYQFEQLVDRIQCRTEELLKNEYDPDRAYQLIYQLAYKKNR, from the coding sequence ATGCAGCATACATTAGAAGCATATTTGGATGGAGAAATCGTTTTTTATAGCGATGGTAAATGGTTGTACCCGCTATTTGAGTTAGAGGAATTCATCGATCAACATCAGATCGATCCCAGCCGATTGCTGGTCGTTGATAAGATTGTTGGTCGCGCTGCAGCACTTATCCAATTACATTTTGGCATCAGAACTGTTCGCGCTACGTTAATGAGCCGATTGGCACTGGAGTTGTTCAATCATTTTCATGTCAATTATCAATTCGAACAATTAGTGGATCGCATCCAATGTCGGACAGAAGAATTGCTAAAAAATGAATATGACCCGGATCGAGCCTACCAGCTAATTTATCAGCTGGCATACAAAAAAAATCGGTGA
- a CDS encoding phosphate ABC transporter ATP-binding protein: MSQLQYCIETKDLNLWYGDFQALININTRIVQGKITALIGPSGCGKTTLLRCFNRVNERYGNVTTTGEIKIWGKNIYDPDVSLIELRKNVGMVFQRPNPLPLSVYENVIFGYRIHQRRNDYTKAMADEAVHSALEAVGLWHELKDKLHVKATSLQLEQQQKLCIARLLPLKPQIILMDEPCSALDVEATRNIEELMFQLAGKYTIVIVTHNMAQARRVSDECIFMLLGELIEHRRTEDLFINPMDPRTADYIEGRYG, encoded by the coding sequence ATGAGTCAATTACAATATTGCATAGAAACTAAGGACTTGAATCTCTGGTATGGCGATTTTCAGGCGCTAATTAATATCAATACCCGGATTGTTCAAGGCAAGATCACAGCGCTGATCGGCCCGTCAGGATGCGGAAAAACGACGCTATTGCGTTGCTTCAATCGCGTTAATGAGCGCTATGGTAATGTGACAACGACCGGTGAAATCAAAATTTGGGGCAAAAATATCTACGACCCGGATGTCTCGCTCATCGAATTGCGAAAAAACGTCGGCATGGTTTTTCAACGGCCCAATCCACTGCCGCTTTCTGTATATGAAAATGTCATTTTCGGCTATCGCATCCATCAACGCCGCAACGATTACACCAAAGCCATGGCTGATGAAGCGGTGCACTCAGCGCTGGAAGCTGTTGGCTTATGGCATGAATTGAAAGATAAACTCCACGTTAAAGCCACCAGTCTTCAATTGGAGCAGCAGCAGAAGCTCTGCATTGCTCGGCTCTTGCCTTTAAAGCCCCAGATTATCCTCATGGATGAACCCTGCTCAGCATTGGATGTCGAGGCGACGCGGAACATCGAGGAACTCATGTTCCAATTGGCGGGGAAGTATACAATTGTGATCGTCACTCATAACATGGCTCAGGCGCGCCGCGTCAGTGATGAATGCATTTTCATGTTGCTTGGAGAGCTGATCGAACACCGACGCACCGAGGATCTGTTCATCAATCCCATGGATCCTCGCACGGCCGATTACATTGAAGGGCGCTATGGCTAA
- a CDS encoding tetratricopeptide repeat protein: MKKKIILLGEAIYLCLIMSSGWSQVSPISEERLFTAARSAYQDRLYKMAISQLTDFLARYPNSPYATTATFMLAESFFQTSDYKKSIEYYQKLIMGTPAIQYRQPAMVRIGESYFHLNQFGRAREILNQFLISYKNPELEDDALYWLAESEYRMGNLSEALKLYQSIVDRFPQGGMADYALYSIGFIYESEKQFNQALTAYKKLLSDYPNSKLHAVVIYRIGFAAMNNGEWELAVRLLSTAIEKYPNDQYRDRAAFLIGEAYLNLGKFDQAIQQYQQLITQKTATEFIDDCYYGIGWAYLQQQKYDQAISAFESLLRNHPQSPLVPSALYHQGRCYTLQGQSRSGRAMFKTLLEKYPNHDKAAEAYYEIAVIDFSEDRYAEARQLFEEILKLFPQSRVAGEAAFMVGECFRATKQLDAAIQAYELVLSQYATSNAIPNTLQKLAWCLIQQQRYESALVHLEKLLNQFPDHEIADLGWFWKGEALFHLNRYIEASSAYEMIIATYPTSSKLAESYYGLGWCQLKRHNFAEAIAAFDQAQQLATDVTIRADAVLRSGDGYFNLKQYDKAVERYRSVQGYNISIDDRAEAQFQIGQCYLRQNDYRASALEFQKVLEIYPTSRWAAEAKYMVGNSFFRAGDYASAIAHFQKMIDQFPNSPFVADAIYGQADCYYNMGHYDKAIEHYRRVIDRFPNGDLVDDAVSGIQWSLLQQGKTEAAVQVAEDYIKKYPGTKLAAELQNRRAELLFNLNQFEQAIEQYQKLLKEYPTSEPSGAAWYWIGQSYMKLEDATRALTAYQKQVSLYPRDPISPLAFMKIGELYQHQQDYERAIMNYQQMESVYAGTEHAGKARLEIGRCYAALNRFESALAIFEQLIEQYPATELSYWAKLESGKAHLNQGKYDLARSLLQQVVDYQIPELSAEAQYWIGELYFRQRDYSKAAIEYLKVKYLFPTQQQWVLRGIFQAGIANEQQGRFGEARLLYRTIIEQYQDKEYQQKAHRKLQEIAGR; the protein is encoded by the coding sequence ATGAAAAAAAAGATCATTCTCCTCGGTGAGGCAATTTATTTATGTCTGATTATGAGCAGCGGTTGGTCCCAGGTTAGTCCGATTTCCGAGGAACGGCTATTCACGGCAGCCCGGAGCGCCTATCAGGACCGACTGTACAAGATGGCCATTTCCCAATTGACTGATTTTTTGGCGCGTTATCCTAATAGCCCTTATGCCACTACTGCCACTTTCATGTTAGCAGAATCCTTTTTTCAGACATCCGATTATAAAAAATCTATCGAATACTATCAGAAGCTGATAATGGGTACACCGGCTATCCAATATCGACAGCCCGCCATGGTTCGCATCGGCGAAAGCTATTTCCATCTCAATCAATTTGGACGCGCTCGAGAGATTCTTAATCAATTTCTTATCAGTTATAAAAACCCAGAGTTAGAGGACGATGCGTTGTATTGGTTGGCGGAATCCGAATATCGCATGGGGAATCTATCCGAGGCATTGAAGCTCTATCAATCCATTGTCGACCGTTTTCCTCAAGGCGGTATGGCGGATTATGCGCTTTACTCCATTGGCTTTATTTACGAATCGGAAAAACAGTTCAATCAGGCGCTGACAGCCTATAAAAAATTATTGTCGGATTATCCGAATAGTAAGCTTCATGCTGTTGTGATCTATCGGATCGGATTCGCTGCGATGAACAACGGCGAATGGGAGCTCGCCGTGCGGTTGTTGTCCACTGCCATCGAAAAGTATCCCAATGATCAGTATCGCGACCGGGCAGCGTTTTTGATCGGTGAGGCCTATCTGAATTTGGGAAAATTTGATCAAGCGATTCAACAATATCAGCAACTGATCACACAGAAAACGGCTACTGAATTCATTGACGATTGCTACTATGGGATTGGGTGGGCGTATTTGCAGCAACAAAAATATGATCAAGCGATCTCTGCTTTTGAGTCACTACTGCGCAATCATCCGCAGAGCCCGCTTGTTCCAAGCGCGTTATATCACCAAGGCCGATGCTACACGCTCCAGGGGCAATCCCGATCTGGCCGAGCAATGTTCAAAACTTTGCTTGAAAAATATCCCAATCATGATAAGGCCGCCGAGGCTTATTATGAAATCGCTGTCATCGATTTCAGCGAAGATCGATATGCAGAAGCCCGCCAATTGTTTGAAGAAATTTTAAAGTTATTTCCTCAAAGTCGCGTCGCTGGGGAAGCCGCCTTCATGGTGGGAGAGTGCTTTCGGGCAACCAAACAGTTGGATGCCGCCATTCAAGCCTATGAATTGGTGCTGAGCCAGTATGCCACATCCAATGCCATCCCGAATACATTACAAAAGCTCGCTTGGTGTCTGATTCAACAGCAGCGGTACGAATCCGCGCTGGTTCATTTGGAAAAATTATTGAACCAATTTCCTGATCATGAGATTGCGGATCTCGGCTGGTTCTGGAAAGGGGAAGCGCTTTTCCATTTGAATCGATATATCGAAGCCAGCAGCGCTTATGAGATGATCATTGCAACATATCCAACCTCCAGCAAATTGGCAGAGAGCTATTATGGTTTGGGATGGTGTCAGCTCAAGCGTCACAATTTTGCTGAGGCAATCGCAGCGTTCGATCAAGCCCAGCAACTGGCTACCGATGTGACCATCAGAGCAGATGCAGTGTTGCGAAGTGGCGACGGTTACTTTAACTTAAAGCAGTACGACAAAGCAGTCGAACGCTATCGCAGCGTGCAAGGTTATAATATTTCGATCGATGATCGTGCTGAGGCGCAATTCCAGATTGGCCAATGCTATCTCCGACAAAATGATTATCGTGCCAGCGCTTTAGAATTTCAAAAAGTATTGGAAATTTATCCCACCAGTCGCTGGGCGGCTGAGGCGAAATATATGGTCGGAAATTCGTTCTTCCGAGCTGGTGATTATGCATCAGCCATTGCTCATTTTCAAAAAATGATCGATCAATTCCCCAATAGCCCATTTGTCGCCGATGCTATCTATGGGCAAGCGGACTGTTATTATAATATGGGACATTATGATAAAGCCATCGAGCATTATCGTCGGGTCATCGATCGATTTCCCAATGGTGATCTTGTCGATGATGCGGTCAGCGGAATTCAATGGTCATTATTGCAACAAGGGAAGACAGAGGCTGCGGTGCAAGTCGCCGAGGACTATATCAAAAAATACCCAGGCACCAAATTGGCGGCAGAGCTCCAGAACCGACGTGCAGAGCTATTGTTCAATTTGAACCAATTTGAACAAGCGATCGAGCAGTATCAAAAATTGCTGAAGGAGTATCCAACGTCCGAGCCATCTGGTGCGGCCTGGTATTGGATCGGCCAGAGCTATATGAAGTTGGAAGATGCGACGCGGGCTTTGACTGCATATCAAAAACAAGTGAGTCTGTATCCTCGGGACCCAATCTCGCCTCTCGCTTTTATGAAAATCGGGGAATTATATCAGCATCAGCAGGACTATGAACGAGCGATCATGAATTATCAGCAGATGGAGTCGGTCTATGCTGGGACCGAGCATGCGGGGAAGGCCAGACTGGAAATAGGGCGTTGCTACGCCGCTTTGAATCGTTTTGAAAGTGCGCTGGCGATCTTTGAGCAGTTGATCGAACAATATCCGGCAACGGAACTCAGTTATTGGGCTAAATTGGAATCGGGCAAAGCTCACCTGAATCAGGGGAAATATGATCTTGCGAGGAGCTTGCTGCAACAGGTTGTCGACTATCAAATCCCTGAACTATCTGCTGAAGCTCAATATTGGATAGGCGAGCTCTATTTTAGGCAGCGCGATTATTCGAAAGCAGCCATTGAGTACCTCAAGGTCAAGTATCTTTTTCCAACGCAGCAGCAATGGGTGTTGCGTGGGATTTTTCAGGCAGGGATTGCCAACGAGCAACAGGGGCGATTCGGTGAAGCTCGGTTGTTGTACCGTACCATCATCGAGCAATATCAGGATAAAGAATATCAACAAAAAGCGCATCGCAAATTACAAGAAATCGCTGGGAGATAA